One Nocardia farcinica genomic region harbors:
- a CDS encoding NAD(P)/FAD-dependent oxidoreductase encodes MTRTLEPSAAPEEALDPQTRVETWLREFETALAARDIEAAAGMFAVDSFWRDLIAFTWNIKTVEGRDGVTDMLRARLDDTDPRGFHTTEPVTEADGVITAWIGFETAVGRAAGHLRLTDGGAWTLLTSLRELKGHEENKGPRRPKGVEHGANRERVTWSEQREQEERELGVTRQPYVVVVGGGQGGIALGARLRQLGVPALVVDKHDRPGDQWRKRYKSLCLHDPVWYDHLPYLPFPDNWPVFTPKDKIGDWLEMYTKIMEVPYWSKTVCRSATYDEQTGEWTVHVERDGEPLVLRPKHLVLATGMSGKPNIPNFPGMDRFQGDQHHSSQHPGPDAYAGKRAVIIGSNNSAHDICGALWEAGADVTMVQRSSTHIVKSDSLMELGLGDLYSERALAAGMTTDKADLTFASMPYRIMHQFQIPIYDAIRERDADFYARLERAGFQLDWGDDGSGLFMKYLRRGSGYYIDVGASELVANGDIKLAHGQVRELTEHSVILEDGTELPADLVVYATGYGSMNGWAADLIGQDVADKVGKCWGYGSGTTKDPGPFEGELRNMWKPTQQDGLWFHGGNLHQSRHYSLYLALQLKARYENIPTPVYGLQEVYHLS; translated from the coding sequence ATGACTCGGACACTCGAACCGTCGGCGGCACCCGAGGAAGCACTCGACCCCCAGACCAGGGTCGAGACGTGGCTGCGCGAGTTCGAAACCGCCCTCGCCGCCCGCGACATCGAGGCGGCGGCGGGCATGTTCGCGGTGGACAGCTTCTGGCGCGACCTGATCGCCTTCACCTGGAACATCAAGACCGTCGAAGGCCGCGACGGCGTCACCGACATGCTGCGCGCCCGCCTCGACGACACCGACCCGCGCGGCTTCCACACCACCGAACCCGTCACCGAAGCCGACGGCGTCATCACCGCCTGGATCGGCTTCGAAACCGCCGTCGGCCGCGCCGCCGGACACCTGCGCCTCACCGACGGCGGCGCCTGGACCCTGCTCACCTCACTGCGCGAGCTCAAGGGCCACGAGGAGAACAAGGGCCCCCGCAGGCCCAAAGGCGTCGAACACGGCGCCAACCGCGAGCGCGTCACCTGGTCCGAACAGCGCGAGCAGGAAGAACGCGAACTCGGCGTGACCCGCCAGCCCTACGTGGTCGTCGTCGGCGGCGGCCAGGGCGGCATCGCCCTCGGCGCCCGGCTCCGCCAGCTCGGCGTGCCCGCCCTCGTCGTCGACAAGCACGACCGTCCCGGCGACCAGTGGCGCAAACGCTACAAGTCGCTGTGCCTGCACGACCCCGTCTGGTACGACCACCTGCCTTACCTGCCGTTCCCGGACAACTGGCCGGTCTTCACCCCCAAGGACAAGATCGGCGACTGGCTCGAGATGTACACCAAGATCATGGAGGTGCCGTACTGGTCCAAGACCGTCTGCCGCAGCGCCACCTACGACGAGCAGACCGGCGAATGGACCGTGCACGTCGAACGCGACGGCGAACCCCTGGTCCTGCGACCCAAGCACCTCGTGCTCGCCACCGGCATGTCCGGCAAGCCCAACATCCCGAACTTCCCGGGCATGGACCGCTTCCAGGGCGACCAGCACCACTCCAGCCAGCACCCCGGCCCCGACGCCTACGCCGGCAAGCGCGCGGTGATCATCGGCTCCAACAACTCCGCGCACGACATCTGCGGCGCCCTGTGGGAAGCCGGCGCCGACGTGACGATGGTGCAGCGCTCCTCGACCCACATCGTCAAGTCCGACTCGCTGATGGAACTCGGCCTGGGTGACCTGTACTCCGAACGCGCCCTCGCCGCGGGCATGACCACCGACAAGGCCGACCTCACCTTCGCGTCCATGCCGTACCGGATCATGCACCAGTTCCAGATCCCGATCTACGACGCCATCCGCGAACGCGACGCCGACTTCTACGCCCGCCTCGAACGCGCCGGCTTCCAGCTCGACTGGGGCGACGACGGCTCCGGCCTGTTCATGAAGTACCTGCGCCGCGGCTCCGGCTACTACATCGACGTCGGCGCCTCGGAGCTGGTGGCCAACGGCGACATCAAACTCGCCCACGGCCAGGTCCGCGAGCTCACCGAACACTCGGTGATCCTCGAGGACGGCACCGAACTGCCCGCCGACCTCGTCGTCTACGCCACCGGCTACGGCTCGATGAACGGCTGGGCCGCCGACCTCATCGGCCAGGACGTCGCCGACAAGGTCGGCAAGTGCTGGGGCTACGGCTCCGGCACCACCAAGGACCCGGGCCCGTTCGAAGGCGAACTCCGCAACATGTGGAAGCCCACCCAGCAGGACGGCCTGTGGTTCCACGGCGGCAACCTCCACCAGTCCCGCCACTACTCCCTGTACCTGGCCCTGCAACTCAAGGCCCGCTACGAGAACATCCCGACCCCGGTCTACGGCCTCCAGGAGGTCTACCACCTGAGCTGA
- a CDS encoding GAF domain-containing protein → MGEFSAITPGTDLPRYARDLVRMHDAVIGGGRSPMRPRTVVARSWSRVLAAGLVPDRPNERTVLPLSEVERRRRESPLGAVIGEVTQLIEGIADAAQMLMVVSDADGVVLWRAGSTKVRHRADGLGFQEGARWTEPAVGTNAIGTALAEAEPVQLVAGEHFEQSQHPWYCTAAPVHDPRTGELIGVVDVSGPALTLHPTITALIGAAVRLAEGQLARYQQERLERLRTASMPALSAVRGPALLVDEHGWVAHAVGVAAGRRIAVPDAVRAVHVPGLGLCEAEPLNSGWLVRPRSADDRIRLTLDLSGAPVLVARGESDWRRTLSTRHAEILLLLDRCGAAGMTVAALSAALYGDPDHAVAVRAELSRLRRVVGSVVESRPYRLAPAVELTVSCGGLEVAESAFVRESSSPGVRALANQPDARR, encoded by the coding sequence ATGGGCGAATTCAGTGCGATCACTCCGGGGACGGACCTCCCCCGCTATGCCCGTGACCTGGTGCGGATGCACGATGCGGTGATCGGCGGTGGTCGTTCGCCGATGCGGCCGCGCACGGTGGTGGCGCGGTCCTGGTCGCGGGTGCTGGCGGCGGGGCTGGTGCCGGATCGGCCGAACGAGCGCACGGTGTTGCCGTTGTCGGAGGTGGAGCGGCGGCGCCGGGAGTCGCCGTTGGGCGCGGTGATCGGTGAGGTGACGCAGCTGATCGAGGGGATCGCCGATGCCGCGCAGATGCTGATGGTGGTCAGTGACGCGGACGGGGTGGTGTTGTGGCGGGCCGGGTCGACGAAGGTGCGTCATCGCGCGGACGGGTTGGGGTTCCAGGAGGGTGCGCGCTGGACCGAGCCCGCGGTGGGGACGAACGCGATCGGGACGGCGCTGGCGGAGGCCGAGCCGGTGCAGTTGGTCGCCGGTGAGCACTTCGAGCAGTCGCAGCATCCCTGGTACTGCACGGCGGCGCCCGTGCACGATCCGCGCACGGGCGAGTTGATCGGGGTGGTGGACGTCAGCGGTCCGGCGTTGACGTTGCATCCGACGATCACGGCGTTGATCGGGGCGGCGGTGCGGTTGGCGGAGGGGCAGTTGGCCCGGTATCAGCAGGAGCGGTTGGAGCGGTTGCGGACGGCGTCGATGCCGGCGTTGTCGGCGGTGCGCGGGCCTGCCTTGCTGGTGGACGAGCACGGGTGGGTGGCGCACGCGGTGGGGGTGGCGGCGGGTCGGCGGATCGCGGTGCCGGATGCGGTGCGGGCGGTGCATGTGCCGGGCCTGGGGTTGTGCGAGGCGGAGCCGTTGAACAGTGGGTGGCTGGTGCGGCCGCGGTCGGCCGACGATCGGATCCGGTTGACGTTGGATCTGTCGGGTGCGCCGGTGCTGGTGGCGCGGGGTGAATCGGATTGGCGGCGAACGCTGTCCACGCGGCATGCCGAGATCCTGTTGTTGTTGGATCGGTGTGGTGCGGCGGGAATGACGGTGGCGGCGTTGAGTGCGGCCTTGTACGGCGATCCCGATCATGCGGTGGCGGTGCGGGCGGAGTTGTCGCGGTTGCGGCGGGTGGTGGGGTCGGTGGTGGAGAGCCGTCCATATCGGTTGGCGCCGGCGGTGGAGTTGACGGTGAGCTGCGGGGGTCTGGAGGTCGCGGAGAGTGCGTTCGTGCGGGAGTCGTCGAGTCCGGGGGTGCGGGCGTTGGCGAACCAGCCGGACGCGAGAAGATGA
- a CDS encoding molybdopterin oxidoreductase family protein codes for MSATTIARQCTLCEAHCGILVTVEDAKVTRIEGNPEDVLSKGYICPKATAMGGLHHDPDRLRTPVRRVGDRFEPIGWDEAFAEIGRRLRAVRAAHGPSAIGMYLGNPAAHSSSAIYGVLLRTALLTRNFFTASSIDQFPQEFAAWQMFGSNLLMPVADIDRTDRLVILGANPAVSNGSVTTMPGAKLRIREVRKRGGSVVVVDPRRTETARLADEHVAVAPGGDVYLLLAMLHVLVAEGLCDERAVRDRCAGWDELRALVAEVTPEAMAPYAGVDAATIRRLAREHAAASSAVMYARIGVCQQVTGTLTHWLVNTINAVTGNLDSPGGQMFTTPPVDALRFARLSRVGYGAWTDSTGTFKSFRGELPVAVLAEEIRTDSPQRIRAMITYAGNPVLSTPQRGRLGAALDSLEFYVAVDMYVTETTRHADIILPPISQLEREDLNFLFPVFSVRNNVRFDARVFEPPADGLEDWQILARLVTELVPLPARRFTGRLLNALFEVASPLRLTALGMAVGPHGVLRRGRKGVTVAKLRRTPGGVDLGPLQPRLRSIIATKDRKVQLAPADFVSAAAELVAEARAGRALTAPADGFDLKLIGRRHLRSNNSWLHNLPSMVKGKDRCTALMHPRDAQARGLVDGEQVEVTSSTGSIVVTLEVSDEIRPGAVAVPHGWGHREPGVGWSVAASLPGANVNLLPDPALTDRFSGNAAVNNTWVRVARATGEPDRAAAGMVSDSAVVSDPATV; via the coding sequence ATGAGCGCTACCACCATTGCCCGGCAGTGCACGCTGTGCGAGGCGCATTGCGGAATTCTGGTGACCGTCGAGGATGCGAAGGTCACGCGGATCGAAGGCAACCCGGAGGACGTGCTGTCCAAGGGCTACATCTGTCCGAAGGCGACGGCGATGGGCGGGCTGCATCACGACCCGGACCGGTTGCGCACGCCGGTGCGGCGGGTGGGTGACCGGTTCGAGCCGATCGGCTGGGATGAGGCGTTCGCCGAGATCGGGCGTCGGTTGCGGGCGGTGCGGGCCGCGCACGGGCCGAGCGCGATCGGGATGTATCTGGGCAATCCGGCCGCGCACAGTTCCTCGGCGATCTACGGGGTGCTGTTGCGCACGGCGCTGCTGACCCGCAACTTCTTCACCGCGTCCTCGATCGATCAGTTCCCGCAGGAGTTCGCGGCCTGGCAGATGTTCGGTTCGAATCTGCTGATGCCGGTGGCCGACATCGATCGCACCGACCGGCTGGTGATCCTGGGCGCGAATCCGGCGGTGTCGAACGGGTCGGTGACGACGATGCCGGGGGCCAAGCTGCGGATCCGGGAGGTGCGCAAGCGCGGCGGTTCGGTGGTGGTGGTGGATCCGCGGCGCACCGAGACCGCGCGATTGGCCGACGAGCACGTGGCGGTGGCCCCGGGCGGTGACGTGTATCTGCTGCTGGCGATGCTGCATGTGCTGGTGGCCGAGGGGTTGTGCGACGAGCGCGCGGTGCGGGACCGGTGTGCGGGCTGGGACGAGTTGCGGGCGCTGGTGGCCGAGGTGACGCCGGAGGCGATGGCGCCGTATGCGGGGGTGGACGCGGCGACGATCCGGCGGCTGGCGCGCGAGCACGCGGCGGCGTCCTCGGCGGTGATGTACGCCCGGATCGGGGTGTGTCAGCAGGTGACGGGCACGCTCACGCATTGGCTGGTGAACACGATCAACGCGGTGACGGGCAATCTGGACAGCCCGGGCGGGCAGATGTTCACCACTCCCCCCGTCGACGCGTTGCGGTTCGCGCGGCTGTCGCGGGTGGGGTACGGCGCGTGGACCGACAGCACGGGGACGTTCAAGTCGTTCCGTGGCGAGTTGCCGGTGGCGGTGCTGGCCGAGGAGATCCGCACCGACAGCCCGCAGCGGATCCGGGCGATGATCACCTACGCGGGCAATCCGGTGTTGTCGACGCCGCAACGCGGCCGGTTGGGTGCGGCGCTGGATTCGCTGGAGTTCTATGTGGCGGTGGACATGTATGTCACCGAGACGACCCGGCACGCCGACATCATCCTGCCGCCGATCTCCCAGCTGGAGCGGGAGGACCTGAATTTCCTGTTCCCGGTGTTCAGTGTGCGCAACAACGTGCGCTTCGACGCGCGGGTGTTCGAGCCGCCCGCCGACGGGCTCGAGGATTGGCAGATCCTGGCGCGGTTGGTGACCGAGCTGGTGCCGTTGCCCGCGCGGCGGTTCACCGGGCGGCTGTTGAACGCGCTGTTCGAGGTGGCCAGTCCGTTGCGGTTGACGGCGCTGGGGATGGCGGTGGGCCCGCACGGGGTGCTGCGGCGCGGTCGCAAGGGGGTGACGGTGGCGAAGCTGCGGCGCACGCCGGGCGGGGTGGATCTGGGTCCGTTGCAGCCGCGGTTGCGGTCGATCATCGCGACGAAGGACCGCAAGGTGCAGTTGGCGCCCGCGGATTTCGTGTCGGCGGCGGCGGAACTGGTGGCCGAGGCGCGGGCGGGCCGGGCGTTGACCGCGCCGGCGGACGGGTTCGATCTGAAGTTGATCGGGCGCAGGCATCTGCGCAGCAACAACTCCTGGTTGCACAATCTGCCGTCGATGGTGAAGGGCAAGGATCGCTGCACGGCGCTGATGCATCCGCGGGACGCGCAGGCGCGCGGGCTGGTCGACGGTGAGCAGGTGGAGGTGACCTCGAGTACCGGGTCGATCGTGGTGACGTTGGAGGTGAGCGACGAGATCCGTCCCGGTGCGGTGGCGGTGCCGCACGGGTGGGGTCACCGGGAGCCTGGGGTCGGCTGGTCGGTGGCGGCTTCGTTGCCGGGGGCGAATGTGAATCTGCTGCCGGATCCGGCGTTGACGGACCGGTTCTCGGGCAATGCGGCGGTGAACAACACCTGGGTGCGGGTGGCGCGGGCGACGGGCGAGCCGGATCGTGCGGCCGCGGGCATGGTGAGCGATTCGGCCGTGGTGAGCGATCCGGCGACGGTGTGA